A single genomic interval of Microbacterium sp. BLY harbors:
- a CDS encoding alanine racemase has translation MRPELRLDSGVFRSNIAAVQERLGDSALMLVLKDDAYGHGLRWAVETALDAGVTTFGSYDVRGGLDVRRIAGGTVTVFAWATSTDAEIDEALLHDIELGVGTIEYLRRIVTRAVVLGVRARVHLKIDTGLHRNGVRPEDWPSAIAEARDAESAGALSLVGIWSHIAEASDAEDDEAQAVFLEAVRQAGQSGPLPGALHLTASAASWWRPELRGTVSRIGAFCYGIRSADGPDLDGVRPAASLAAPVVRVEHGEAVVGVGSLDGLPSTLVGMTVGTPAGPRRVSAIDLATTTVAGWQGMAVGDDVTIFGAGEQGEETATTLAERIDTVGEEILTRLGPRIRRRVVD, from the coding sequence ATGCGACCCGAACTGCGCCTCGACAGCGGCGTGTTCCGTTCGAACATCGCGGCAGTGCAGGAGCGGCTGGGGGATTCGGCGCTGATGCTGGTCCTCAAGGACGACGCGTACGGCCACGGACTCCGCTGGGCGGTCGAGACCGCGCTCGACGCGGGAGTGACGACCTTCGGCAGCTACGACGTGCGCGGCGGGCTCGACGTCCGGCGCATCGCGGGCGGAACCGTGACGGTGTTCGCGTGGGCGACGTCGACGGACGCAGAGATCGACGAGGCGCTCCTGCACGACATCGAACTCGGTGTCGGCACGATCGAGTACCTGCGTCGTATCGTCACCCGAGCCGTTGTGCTCGGCGTCCGCGCGCGCGTGCACCTCAAGATCGACACCGGGCTGCACCGCAACGGCGTCCGTCCGGAGGACTGGCCGTCCGCCATCGCGGAGGCGAGGGACGCCGAGAGCGCGGGAGCGCTGTCGCTGGTGGGCATCTGGAGTCACATCGCCGAGGCGAGCGACGCCGAGGATGACGAGGCGCAGGCCGTGTTCCTCGAAGCCGTGCGACAGGCGGGCCAGTCCGGTCCGCTGCCGGGTGCTCTGCACCTCACGGCGTCGGCCGCGTCCTGGTGGCGCCCCGAGCTGCGTGGCACCGTGTCGCGCATCGGGGCCTTCTGCTACGGCATCCGTTCCGCGGATGGTCCGGACCTCGACGGGGTCAGGCCCGCCGCGAGCCTGGCGGCTCCCGTCGTGCGGGTGGAGCACGGGGAGGCCGTGGTCGGCGTCGGCAGCCTCGACGGCCTGCCGTCCACGCTCGTCGGGATGACGGTCGGGACTCCCGCCGGGCCCCGGCGGGTGTCCGCCATCGATCTGGCGACGACGACGGTGGCAGGGTGGCAGGGCATGGCCGTCGGGGACGACGTGACCATCTTCGGTGCCGGAGAACAGGGCGAGGAGACAGCGACGACCCTCGCCGAGCGGATCGACACGGTCGGCGAGGAGATCCTCACGCGACTCGGTCCGCGGATCCGGCGGAGGGTCGTGGACTGA
- a CDS encoding alanine racemase C-terminal domain-containing protein, whose translation MCDTSSSALPQAMISRSALAAGASAAIRAGGRTADLRRDAWGHGLLAVAHAVTAAGADRVLVDSVGEVEALRLEGIVGTTTGEPDVDPALLYGLPDSSRSLASAPVLRLTGRVMSTKRLRAGEAVSYGYTFRAQEDTVVALVTGGYAQGVVRALGNRADVEIDGVLRPIVGRVAMDVCVIDLQGVDAKLGDTVTFFGGTGPAAGALARWSEITGLTIAELVAVPGAHAVRGWEA comes from the coding sequence GTGTGTGACACGAGTTCGAGTGCGCTTCCGCAGGCGATGATCTCGCGTTCGGCCCTCGCTGCCGGCGCCTCCGCGGCGATCCGGGCGGGAGGGCGCACGGCCGACCTCCGTCGTGACGCCTGGGGGCATGGCCTGCTCGCCGTCGCGCACGCCGTCACCGCCGCGGGCGCCGACCGGGTGCTCGTCGACTCCGTCGGCGAGGTGGAGGCGCTGCGGCTCGAAGGCATCGTCGGCACGACCACCGGGGAGCCCGACGTCGACCCGGCGTTGCTGTACGGCCTTCCGGACTCCTCCCGCTCGCTGGCGTCGGCGCCGGTTCTGCGTCTCACCGGCCGGGTCATGTCGACCAAGCGCCTGCGGGCCGGTGAGGCCGTCTCCTACGGCTACACGTTCCGCGCTCAGGAAGACACCGTGGTGGCCCTCGTGACCGGCGGATACGCCCAGGGCGTGGTGCGCGCGCTGGGCAACCGCGCCGACGTCGAGATCGACGGCGTGCTGCGCCCGATCGTCGGGCGTGTCGCGATGGACGTCTGCGTGATCGATCTGCAGGGCGTCGACGCGAAGCTCGGGGACACCGTGACCTTCTTCGGCGGAACGGGCCCGGCCGCCGGCGCGCTCGCCCGCTGGTCCGAGATCACCGGGTTGACGATCGCGGAGCTCGTCGCCGTGCCGGGAGCGCACGCCGTGCGCGGATGGGAGGCCTGA
- a CDS encoding sugar-transfer associated ATP-grasp domain-containing protein: protein MSRLSLAPRIRYLLGRARRIDVGSVLDRAKEASAQHDRPVSTIVADMLWSAARHNVGFQDYIDYDFAMLTRAERETYMTHPVSNQLSQKYDHPDFRWIFQDKIEFNRKFSAHLHREWMVVEEGNADEVRALTERLGTIVTKEPVGQAGTGVHRYHAADITDWTEFHRGLLDRGELLIEEVIRQHDDLAAVCPGTVNTTRITAFFDGEKAHILAMAQKFGRGAVSDQMTFGGFYTMLDENGHAVGAGYDSHGHVHETHPDSGFRIADFQLPYMDEVRTFIDQVARVVPQVQYVGWDVVVTPDGPVLVEGNWGAGVYENKPSVTGIRTGHKPRYREVIGF from the coding sequence ATGTCTCGTCTTTCTCTCGCGCCCCGCATCCGCTACCTCCTCGGCCGCGCCCGCCGCATCGACGTCGGCTCGGTTCTCGACCGGGCCAAGGAGGCCTCGGCGCAGCACGACCGCCCCGTCTCCACGATCGTCGCCGACATGCTCTGGTCGGCGGCCCGTCACAACGTCGGCTTCCAGGACTACATCGACTACGACTTCGCGATGCTGACCCGCGCGGAGCGCGAGACGTACATGACGCACCCGGTGTCCAACCAGCTCTCGCAGAAGTACGACCACCCCGACTTCCGCTGGATCTTCCAGGACAAGATCGAGTTCAACCGCAAGTTCTCGGCACACCTGCACCGCGAGTGGATGGTGGTCGAGGAGGGGAACGCCGACGAGGTCCGCGCCCTCACCGAGCGCCTCGGAACGATCGTCACGAAGGAACCGGTCGGCCAGGCCGGCACCGGCGTGCACCGCTACCACGCCGCCGACATCACGGACTGGACCGAGTTCCACCGGGGTCTGCTCGATCGGGGCGAGCTGCTGATCGAAGAGGTCATCCGTCAGCACGACGACCTCGCCGCCGTGTGCCCCGGCACCGTGAACACCACCCGCATCACCGCGTTCTTCGACGGCGAGAAGGCGCACATCCTCGCGATGGCGCAGAAGTTCGGCCGCGGCGCGGTGAGCGACCAGATGACCTTCGGCGGCTTCTACACGATGCTCGACGAGAACGGACACGCGGTCGGGGCCGGCTACGACTCGCACGGCCACGTCCACGAGACGCACCCGGACTCCGGGTTCCGCATCGCCGACTTCCAGCTGCCCTACATGGACGAGGTGCGCACGTTCATCGACCAGGTCGCCCGCGTCGTGCCGCAGGTGCAGTACGTCGGGTGGGACGTCGTCGTCACCCCGGACGGCCCCGTGCTCGTCGAGGGCAACTGGGGTGCGGGCGTCTACGAGAACAAGCCCAGCGTCACCGGCATCCGCACCGGGCACAAGCCCCGGTACCGCGAGGTCATCGGCTTCTGA
- a CDS encoding coenzyme F420-0:L-glutamate ligase, producing MQANEGKALETSVDGKSYARIPLRTRVVMPDDDLDAIITEYAKDAVQPGDLLFVTEKIVAITQGRSYRLDEIQPRKLALFLSKYVTRTPYGIGLGMPETMEMALRECGTPRILFAAAVAAVTKAFGRKGDFYRIAGDKARAIDGPTKHTIPPYNEAVVLGPKDPDRVAAHLKTLIGGQAEVAVVDINDLGGNILGSTLDKAGELRLVKILGDNPLGQGLESTPLGIVRAI from the coding sequence ATGCAGGCGAACGAGGGCAAGGCGCTCGAGACGAGCGTCGACGGAAAGAGCTACGCGCGGATTCCGCTGCGCACCCGTGTCGTGATGCCGGACGACGATCTCGACGCCATCATCACGGAGTATGCGAAGGACGCCGTGCAGCCGGGCGACCTGCTCTTCGTGACCGAGAAGATCGTCGCGATCACGCAGGGCCGGTCCTACCGCCTGGACGAGATCCAGCCGCGGAAGCTCGCGCTGTTCCTGTCGAAGTACGTCACTCGCACGCCGTACGGCATCGGTCTCGGCATGCCGGAGACGATGGAGATGGCGCTGCGCGAGTGCGGCACGCCCCGCATCCTCTTCGCGGCGGCCGTCGCGGCGGTCACGAAGGCCTTCGGGCGCAAGGGCGACTTCTACCGCATCGCGGGGGACAAGGCGCGCGCGATCGACGGACCGACGAAGCACACCATCCCTCCGTACAACGAGGCTGTGGTGCTCGGGCCGAAGGACCCGGACCGGGTCGCGGCGCACCTGAAGACGCTGATCGGCGGCCAGGCTGAGGTAGCGGTGGTCGACATCAACGACCTCGGCGGCAACATCCTCGGGTCGACGCTGGACAAGGCGGGCGAGCTGCGCCTGGTGAAGATCCTCGGGGACAACCCGCTCGGCCAGGGCCTCGAGTCCACGCCGCTCGGCATCGTCCGCGCCATCTGA
- a CDS encoding RNA polymerase sigma factor, with the protein MTPATTKNTRTKKADQITADPEVEDVDATEAAPAPKRAAAKRAPAKKKKTEVVEEDDAAATDGAEDSAGDDEEEEAKPAFTEPLPTGAIVISSKDDEEVPVYSTQITGATADPVKDYLKQIGKVALLNAAEEVELAMRIEAGLFAEEKLSAMSPAEKTSQLGLDLQWVARDGQRAKSHLLGANLRLVVSLAKRYTGRGMQFLDLIQEGNLGLIRAVEKFDYTKGFKFSTYATWWIRQAITRAMADQARTIRIPVHMVEVINKLARVQRQMLQDLGREPTPEELSRELDMTPEKVVEVQKYGREPISLHTPLGEDGDSEFGDLIEDTEAVVPADAVGFTMLQRQLEQLLDSLSEREAGVIRMRFGLGDGQPKTLDQIGDTFGVTRERIRQIESKTMAKLRHPSRSQSLRDYLE; encoded by the coding sequence GTGACTCCTGCCACGACGAAGAACACGCGGACGAAGAAGGCCGATCAGATCACCGCGGATCCCGAGGTCGAGGACGTCGACGCGACTGAGGCGGCGCCCGCCCCCAAGCGCGCCGCGGCCAAGCGCGCCCCTGCGAAGAAGAAGAAGACCGAGGTCGTCGAAGAGGACGACGCGGCGGCGACCGACGGTGCCGAGGACTCCGCGGGTGACGACGAGGAGGAAGAGGCCAAGCCGGCCTTCACCGAGCCTCTGCCCACGGGGGCGATCGTCATCTCCTCCAAGGACGACGAGGAGGTGCCGGTCTACTCGACCCAGATCACCGGCGCCACGGCCGACCCGGTCAAGGACTACCTGAAGCAGATCGGAAAGGTCGCGCTGCTGAACGCGGCCGAAGAGGTCGAGCTCGCGATGCGCATCGAGGCGGGACTGTTCGCCGAGGAGAAGCTCTCCGCGATGTCGCCGGCCGAGAAGACGAGCCAGCTCGGGCTCGACCTGCAGTGGGTCGCCCGGGACGGTCAGCGCGCGAAGAGCCACCTCCTCGGCGCCAACCTCCGACTGGTGGTCTCGCTGGCCAAGCGCTACACCGGCCGCGGCATGCAGTTCCTCGACCTCATCCAGGAGGGCAACCTGGGCCTCATCCGTGCGGTCGAGAAGTTCGACTACACCAAGGGCTTCAAGTTCTCGACCTACGCCACGTGGTGGATCCGGCAGGCGATCACGCGTGCCATGGCCGACCAGGCCCGGACGATCCGCATCCCGGTGCACATGGTCGAGGTCATCAACAAGCTCGCCCGCGTCCAGCGGCAGATGCTGCAGGACCTGGGCCGCGAGCCCACCCCGGAAGAGCTCAGCCGCGAACTCGACATGACGCCGGAGAAGGTCGTCGAGGTGCAGAAGTACGGTCGTGAGCCGATCTCCCTGCACACGCCGCTCGGCGAGGACGGCGACAGCGAGTTCGGTGACCTCATCGAGGACACCGAGGCCGTGGTCCCTGCCGATGCCGTGGGCTTCACGATGCTGCAGCGTCAGCTCGAACAGCTCCTCGATTCGCTCTCGGAGCGCGAGGCCGGCGTGATCCGCATGCGCTTCGGTCTCGGCGACGGGCAGCCGAAGACGCTCGACCAGATCGGCGACACGTTCGGCGTGACGCGTGAGCGCATCCGTCAGATCGAGTCCAAGACGATGGCGAAGCTGCGCCACCCGAGCCGCTCGCAGTCGCTGCGGGACTACCTCGAGTGA
- a CDS encoding proteasome assembly chaperone family protein, producing the protein MPFSGEIHERVANAPTVPHGLPLVMLLTGFTDAGSAVSGLIDHLRETTSPQPLAVFDNDLLLDYRARRPVISFDQDHLAEFRPPRLELSLATDALGRPFLLLTGYEPDFAWNAFAETVLDLAAEFEASGLHWVHSIAMPVPHTRPIGTTVSGNRRDLIVSHSVWRPRTQVPATAGHLLEYRFAERGERVVGFVLLVPHYLAETENPEAVSAAAEKLMASTGLVLMLDAVQERRADYIARVDEQVAANDELQQMVHNLERRYDAYMAGRDPEDDSYDEGGFNERDLPSADELAAELERYLASRPSGDDDKPGRG; encoded by the coding sequence ATGCCCTTCTCCGGAGAGATCCACGAACGTGTCGCGAATGCACCCACGGTGCCGCACGGCCTGCCCCTCGTGATGCTGCTCACCGGTTTCACCGACGCCGGCAGCGCGGTGTCCGGGCTCATCGATCACCTGCGGGAGACGACGTCCCCGCAGCCGCTGGCCGTCTTCGACAACGACCTGCTCCTCGACTACCGGGCGCGCCGCCCGGTCATCTCCTTCGACCAGGACCACCTCGCCGAGTTCCGCCCGCCGCGCCTGGAGCTCTCGCTCGCCACTGACGCACTCGGGCGCCCGTTCCTGCTCCTCACGGGGTACGAACCGGACTTCGCCTGGAACGCGTTCGCGGAGACGGTGCTGGATCTCGCCGCCGAGTTCGAGGCGTCCGGACTCCACTGGGTGCACTCGATTGCGATGCCGGTGCCGCACACCCGTCCGATCGGGACGACCGTGAGCGGGAACCGGCGGGATCTCATCGTGTCGCACTCCGTGTGGCGGCCCCGCACCCAGGTGCCCGCGACGGCCGGCCACCTCCTGGAGTACCGGTTCGCGGAGCGCGGCGAGCGCGTGGTCGGCTTCGTCCTGCTCGTGCCCCACTACCTCGCCGAGACCGAGAACCCGGAGGCGGTGAGCGCGGCGGCGGAGAAGCTCATGGCCTCGACGGGGCTCGTACTCATGCTCGATGCCGTGCAGGAGCGCCGGGCCGACTACATCGCCCGCGTCGACGAGCAGGTCGCGGCCAACGACGAGCTGCAGCAGATGGTGCACAACCTGGAGCGTCGGTACGACGCCTACATGGCCGGTCGCGACCCGGAGGACGACTCCTACGACGAGGGCGGCTTCAACGAACGGGACCTTCCCAGCGCGGACGAACTCGCGGCCGAGTTGGAGCGTTACCTCGCCTCGCGGCCGTCGGGGGACGACGACAAGCCGGGTCGCGGCTGA
- a CDS encoding leucyl aminopeptidase: protein MTLPVLSHTTDQFPGSAADAAVLVVPDLSESAESLAAHPGLADVLAGIGFTGAAGSFTRVYAPEVTALPFAVVGAGSTIDDAAVRSAAGVALRSLTGFDRVALGFAGGLEAHAVAAAEGAVLGGYRFDDYRAESGKKKRATAVVVHAALDDAAIARAQATGEAVALIKDLVNVPAEWQSPEQLAQTAADSVADLDVTVEILDEKALADQGFGGILGVGQGSDRPPRLVRLDYAPAGAQRHIALVGKGITFDTGGLSLKPAASMVGMKFDMAGAATSLAALRAIAALGLPVHVTAWLCITDNMPSGRALRPGDVIRILDGTTVEVLNTDAEGRLVLADGLVAASRENPDVIIDVATLTGAIVAALGHRHTGVFGDDDTVAEFLAAAARTGEPAWHMPLPAYMEETLDSPIADMINANMGDRMGGASFAGLFLRRFVGRTSDADDAPRIPWVHLDIAGSGEHAGAPYGFTEKGPTGAMVRSIIAFADAASHPEA from the coding sequence ATGACGCTTCCCGTGCTCTCGCACACCACCGATCAGTTCCCCGGAAGCGCTGCCGATGCCGCAGTGCTCGTCGTCCCCGATCTCTCCGAGTCGGCCGAGTCGCTGGCGGCTCATCCCGGCCTCGCGGATGTCCTCGCGGGCATCGGCTTCACGGGGGCTGCGGGGTCGTTCACCCGCGTGTACGCACCGGAGGTGACCGCCCTCCCGTTCGCCGTCGTCGGCGCGGGATCCACGATCGACGACGCCGCCGTCCGCAGCGCCGCGGGAGTCGCGCTGCGCTCCCTGACCGGCTTCGACCGCGTCGCGCTCGGCTTCGCCGGCGGCCTCGAGGCCCACGCCGTGGCCGCTGCCGAAGGCGCCGTGCTGGGCGGCTACCGCTTCGACGACTACCGCGCGGAGAGCGGTAAGAAGAAGCGTGCCACCGCGGTCGTCGTCCATGCCGCACTCGACGACGCCGCGATCGCCCGGGCGCAGGCCACCGGCGAGGCCGTCGCCCTCATCAAGGACCTCGTCAACGTGCCCGCCGAATGGCAGAGCCCGGAACAGCTGGCCCAGACCGCCGCCGACAGCGTCGCCGACCTCGACGTCACCGTGGAGATCCTCGACGAGAAGGCCCTCGCCGATCAGGGCTTCGGCGGCATCCTCGGCGTCGGACAGGGCTCGGACCGCCCGCCCCGCCTGGTCCGCCTCGACTACGCCCCCGCGGGGGCCCAGCGTCACATCGCGCTCGTCGGCAAGGGGATCACGTTCGACACCGGCGGTCTCTCGCTCAAGCCGGCGGCCTCGATGGTGGGCATGAAGTTCGACATGGCGGGAGCCGCCACGTCGCTCGCCGCTCTCCGCGCGATCGCCGCACTCGGCCTCCCCGTGCACGTGACCGCCTGGCTCTGCATCACCGACAACATGCCGTCCGGTCGCGCACTCCGTCCGGGCGACGTCATCCGCATCCTCGACGGCACCACCGTGGAGGTGCTGAACACCGACGCGGAGGGACGCCTGGTCCTCGCCGACGGACTCGTCGCCGCGAGCAGGGAGAACCCCGACGTCATCATCGACGTCGCGACGCTGACCGGCGCGATCGTCGCCGCGCTCGGCCACCGTCACACCGGCGTCTTCGGCGACGACGACACGGTCGCCGAGTTCCTCGCCGCTGCGGCGCGAACGGGCGAGCCGGCATGGCACATGCCGCTGCCCGCGTACATGGAGGAGACACTGGACTCCCCCATCGCCGACATGATCAACGCCAACATGGGCGACCGGATGGGCGGAGCGTCGTTCGCCGGTCTCTTCCTGCGGCGCTTCGTCGGCCGCACCTCGGACGCGGATGACGCGCCGCGCATCCCCTGGGTGCACCTCGACATCGCGGGATCCGGCGAACACGCCGGCGCTCCCTACGGCTTCACCGAGAAGGGCCCCACGGGGGCGATGGTCCGATCGATCATCGCCTTCGCCGACGCAGCATCCCACCCGGAGGCATGA
- the lpdA gene encoding dihydrolipoyl dehydrogenase produces the protein MTTHTFDIVVLGGGSGGYAAALRASELGKSVALIEKDKVGGTCLHRGCIPTKALLHAAEVADHVRDASSVGVTASFGGVDPVGVRTYREGIVAKKYKGLEGLVKARGITTVSGLGRLNADRSVSVGDDVYVGTDVILATGSYSRSLPGLEIGGRILTSEQALALDVIPDRVLILGGGVIGVEFASVWRSFGAEVTIVEALPHLVPNEDIAMSKGLERAFRRRGIQYSLGVRFQSATQDDSSVTVTLEDGKEFTADYLLVAVGRGPATADLGFEEAGVRLDRGFVTVDDELRTGVPGVWAVGDIVPGLQLAHRGFQQGIAVAERIAGLSPVNVPDVQIPKVTYSSPEVASVGLTEEAAVAAHGADAVHSYEYNLAGNGKSEIIGTGGLVKVVRLKDGPVLGVHLLGDRVGELITEGQLAVAWEAHPEDIAPLIHAHPTQSEALGEAFLALAGKPLHAL, from the coding sequence ATGACAACCCACACCTTCGACATCGTCGTCCTGGGCGGCGGCAGCGGCGGCTACGCCGCGGCACTGCGAGCGAGCGAGCTCGGCAAGTCCGTCGCACTGATCGAGAAGGACAAGGTGGGCGGCACATGCCTCCACCGCGGGTGCATCCCGACGAAGGCGCTGCTGCACGCCGCCGAGGTGGCTGACCACGTGCGCGATGCCTCCTCCGTCGGCGTCACGGCCTCGTTCGGTGGCGTCGACCCCGTGGGCGTCCGGACGTACCGCGAGGGAATCGTCGCCAAGAAGTACAAGGGCCTCGAGGGACTCGTGAAGGCGCGCGGGATCACGACGGTCTCCGGTCTCGGTCGGTTGAACGCAGACCGGAGCGTCAGCGTCGGCGACGACGTCTACGTGGGCACGGACGTCATCCTCGCCACCGGCTCCTACAGCCGCTCGCTGCCGGGCCTGGAGATCGGCGGACGGATCCTGACCAGCGAGCAGGCCCTCGCCCTGGACGTCATCCCTGATCGCGTGCTCATCCTGGGCGGCGGCGTGATCGGCGTCGAGTTCGCGAGCGTGTGGCGCTCGTTCGGTGCCGAGGTGACCATCGTGGAGGCACTGCCGCATCTCGTCCCGAACGAGGACATCGCGATGAGCAAGGGCCTGGAGCGCGCGTTCCGACGGCGTGGCATCCAGTACTCCCTGGGCGTGCGCTTCCAGAGCGCCACGCAGGACGACTCGTCCGTGACCGTCACCCTGGAGGACGGCAAGGAGTTCACGGCGGACTACCTCCTCGTCGCCGTGGGCCGCGGCCCCGCCACCGCCGACCTGGGATTCGAGGAAGCCGGCGTGCGCCTGGACCGTGGGTTCGTGACAGTGGACGACGAGCTCCGCACCGGCGTCCCTGGCGTGTGGGCGGTCGGCGACATCGTCCCGGGCCTCCAGCTCGCCCACCGCGGATTCCAGCAGGGCATCGCCGTCGCCGAGCGCATCGCCGGCCTCTCCCCCGTGAACGTTCCCGACGTCCAGATCCCGAAGGTCACCTACTCCAGCCCCGAGGTCGCCTCGGTCGGCCTCACGGAGGAGGCGGCGGTCGCCGCGCACGGTGCCGACGCCGTCCACTCCTACGAGTACAACCTTGCGGGGAACGGCAAGAGCGAGATCATCGGCACGGGCGGCCTCGTCAAGGTCGTCCGCCTCAAGGACGGTCCCGTCCTCGGCGTGCATCTCCTCGGCGACCGTGTGGGCGAGCTCATCACCGAGGGGCAGCTCGCCGTGGCGTGGGAAGCCCATCCAGAGGACATCGCGCCGCTCATCCACGCCCACCCGACCCAGAGCGAGGCCCTCGGCGAAGCCTTCCTCGCACTGGCCGGAAAGCCCCTGCACGCCCTCTGA
- the sucB gene encoding 2-oxoglutarate dehydrogenase, E2 component, dihydrolipoamide succinyltransferase translates to MSTSVVLPALGESVTEGTVTRWLKQVGDTVQADEGLLEISTDKVDTEIPSPVTGVIEEILVAEDETVEVGALLARIGDGSGAAPAGDAPAAAEAAPAEAAAPAAPEPAAAPEPAAQQAPAESAPAESAPAEAAPAAPSGDATDIVLPELGESVTEGTVTRWLKQVGDSVEVDEALLEISTDKVDTEIPSPVAGVLQEIVAGEDETVEVGAVLARVGSGAAPAAQPEAPAAPQAEAPSAPAPQSEAPAAPAPQAEAPAAPAAPAPQAEAPAAPAAPAAPAQAEAPKLSLPTESDNLYVTPLVRRLAAQQGVDLASVKGTGVGGRIRKEDVLKAAESATAAPAAAAAPAPAPLEVSPLRGTTQPMSRLRKVLAKRAVESMQQTAQLTTVVEVDVTALAEYRDSVKASFLEKTGDKLSFLPFFALAAAEALQAFPIINATVDGEQIVYPASENVSIAVDTERGLLTPVLRDAASKNIAQIAHEIADLAARTRDNKLKPDELAGGTFTLTNTGSRGALFDTPVVFLPQSAILGTGTVVKRPGLVKVGGTDAIAVRSYVYLALSYDHRIIDGADAARFLGAVKARLEAAQFSGQLGA, encoded by the coding sequence ATGAGCACATCCGTGGTCCTCCCCGCTCTCGGTGAGAGCGTCACAGAGGGTACGGTCACCCGCTGGCTCAAGCAGGTGGGAGACACCGTCCAGGCGGACGAGGGCCTGCTCGAGATCTCGACCGACAAGGTCGACACCGAGATCCCGTCTCCGGTCACCGGCGTCATCGAGGAGATCCTCGTCGCCGAGGACGAGACCGTCGAGGTCGGAGCCCTGCTGGCCCGCATCGGCGACGGCAGCGGAGCGGCCCCCGCCGGCGACGCTCCGGCGGCCGCCGAGGCCGCCCCCGCCGAGGCCGCCGCTCCCGCTGCCCCGGAGCCCGCCGCAGCCCCCGAGCCGGCCGCACAGCAGGCCCCCGCCGAGTCCGCTCCGGCTGAGTCCGCTCCGGCTGAGGCCGCTCCGGCGGCTCCGTCGGGCGACGCCACCGACATCGTGCTCCCCGAACTCGGCGAGAGCGTCACCGAGGGGACGGTCACTCGCTGGCTCAAGCAGGTCGGCGACTCCGTCGAGGTCGACGAGGCTCTCCTGGAGATCTCCACCGACAAGGTCGACACCGAGATCCCGTCGCCGGTCGCCGGCGTGCTGCAGGAGATCGTCGCCGGCGAGGACGAGACCGTCGAGGTCGGCGCCGTGCTGGCGCGCGTCGGTTCCGGTGCTGCTCCGGCAGCGCAGCCCGAGGCTCCCGCCGCTCCGCAGGCCGAGGCCCCGTCCGCTCCGGCCCCGCAGTCCGAGGCTCCGGCCGCTCCTGCTCCGCAGGCTGAGGCGCCGGCGGCTCCCGCCGCTCCGGCCCCGCAGGCTGAGGCCCCGGCCGCGCCCGCCGCTCCGGCGGCGCCCGCGCAGGCGGAGGCTCCCAAGCTGTCGCTGCCGACCGAGAGCGACAACCTGTACGTGACACCGCTCGTGCGTCGTCTGGCTGCGCAGCAGGGTGTCGACCTCGCCAGCGTCAAGGGCACGGGAGTGGGAGGCCGCATCCGCAAGGAGGACGTCCTCAAGGCGGCCGAGTCCGCCACCGCCGCACCCGCTGCCGCCGCGGCCCCCGCACCGGCTCCGCTCGAGGTGTCGCCGCTCCGTGGGACCACCCAGCCGATGTCGCGCCTGCGCAAGGTCCTCGCCAAGCGCGCGGTCGAGTCGATGCAGCAGACGGCTCAGCTCACCACGGTGGTCGAGGTCGATGTCACCGCCCTCGCCGAGTACCGCGACAGCGTGAAGGCCTCGTTCCTCGAGAAGACCGGCGACAAGCTGTCGTTCCTCCCGTTCTTCGCGCTGGCGGCGGCGGAGGCCCTCCAGGCCTTCCCGATCATCAACGCGACCGTCGACGGCGAGCAGATCGTCTACCCGGCTTCGGAGAACGTCTCGATCGCCGTCGACACCGAGCGTGGCCTGCTCACGCCGGTGCTCCGCGATGCGGCTTCGAAGAACATCGCCCAGATCGCCCACGAGATCGCCGACCTCGCCGCGCGCACCCGCGACAACAAGCTGAAGCCCGACGAGCTGGCGGGCGGCACGTTCACGCTGACCAACACCGGTTCGCGTGGCGCGCTGTTCGACACGCCTGTCGTGTTCCTCCCGCAGTCCGCGATCCTCGGCACGGGAACCGTCGTCAAGCGTCCCGGTCTGGTCAAGGTCGGCGGCACGGACGCGATCGCCGTGCGCTCGTACGTCTACCTCGCTCTGTCTTACGACCACCGCATCATCGACGGCGCGGATGCCGCGCGCTTCCTCGGAGCGGTCAAGGCCCGCCTCGAGGCCGCGCAGTTCAGCGGTCAACTCGGCGCCTGA